The DNA window GCTGTCCGTCGCCGAGATCGCGATGCTGGCCGGCCTGCCGAAGAATCCCGCGCGCCACAATCCGGTCACCAATTTCAAGCGCGCCAAGGCACGCCAGCAGGTGGTGCTGCGCCGGCTGCACGACCTGAACTACATCACCGACGCCCAGTACGAAGAAGCGGTGGACGAGCCCCTGCACGTCAACCGCAAGGGTCAGTCGTTCGACACCCATGCGGAGTATGTGGCCGAACTCGCACGCCAGGCGGCCTATGCGCAATACCAGGAGGCGGCCTACACGCGCGGCATCGTGGTCCGCACGACGATCTTCAGCAAGGACCAGGAAGCCGCCTATGAAGCCGTGCGCCGCAACGTCATCGCCTACGACCAGCGGCACGGCTACCGCGGCCCCGAGGCGTTCATCGCGCTGCCGGCGGACGAGGAGGAACGCGAGGAGGAAATCGACCGCGCCCTGTCGCGCCGCCCCGGCAGCGACGGCCTGATCGCCGCCGTCGTGCTGGCCGCGAGCCCGCGCGAAGTGCGCGCCGAAACGGCTGACGGCATCGACGTGACGATCAGTGGCGACGGCCTGAAGCTGGCCACGGCCGCGCTGTCGTCGAAAGCCAGGGACACGCTGCGTATCCGCCCCGGCGCCATCATCCGCGTGGCGCACGACAGCCGGAAAGGCTGGGCGATCACGCAGGTGCCGGCGGTGGCCGCGGCCTTCGCCTCGATCGATCCGGCCACCGGCGCCTACCGCTCGATGGTCGGCGGCTTCGACTACAACCTGCAGAAATTCAATCACGTCACCCAGGCGTGGCGCCAGCCCGGTTCGGCGATCAAGCCCTTTGTCTACTCGGCGGCGGTGGACAAGGGCTATGGCCCGGCCACGCTGATCGACGACGTGCCGCTGGAACTGCCCGGCGGCGCGAACGGCGAACCGTGGCGGCCGCAAAACGACGACTTCGTGTTCGACGGCCCCATCTCCATGCGCATCTCGCTGGCCAAGTCGAAGAACGTGCCGTCCGTGCGCATCCTGCGCGCCGTCACCGTGCCCTATGCGCACGGCTTCCTGGAACGCTTCGGCCTGGACCTGTCGAAGCACCCGCAGAACCTGACGATGGCGCTGGGCACCGGTGCCGTGACCCCGGAACAGATGGCCGGTGCCTATGCGGTCTTCGCCAATGGCGGCTACCGCGTGCAGCCATGGCTGATCGCCAGCATCGAAGATGCCGACGGCAAGGTGCTGCATGCCGCAAAACATGCGTCTCAGCCCGACGAGTCGGCCCGCGTGCTCGATCCGCGCAACGCCTTCATCATGGACAGCATGCTGCACGAAGTGGCGCGCACCGGCACCGGCGCGGCGGCCGTGCAGCGCATCGGCCGCCCCGACATCGCCGGCAAGACAGGCACCACGAGCGACGCGTTCGACGGCTGGTTCGGCGGCTACGGCGGCGGCATCGTGGCCGTGGCGTGGATGGGCTACGACGAGCCGAAATCGCTGGGCGGCCGCGAATTCGGCTCCACGCTGGCGCTGCCGATCTGGATCGACTACATGCGCACCGCGCTGGCTGGCCGGCCCATCGTCGAGCGGCCGGTGCCGGAAGGCGTGGTGCAGGTCGACGACGACTGGATGCTCGAGGAATACGCGAACGATCCTACCGTGCGCACGATCGACATGGAGCCGGGTCTGCTGGAAGGCGCCGAACCCGGCTTGCCGGAAGATGGCGCAGAGTCCCCTCCAGGCCCCGCGCCTGCCCCCGCTCCCGTTCCTGCCCAGCCGGAGCCCATGCCGTCGCCCTATGTAAATTGAGCGGCCGGCGCGCACGGCGGTCGTTCCCGATGGAGCCATTGTGCTAACCTGCACGAGGGCCAGCATGCGGCCCGCGGCTCCGGCTCGCCGGCCGCACCAACTCACCGCGGGAGGCATCTTGGGCAGCTGGAAGCAGTTATCGCCATCGCAGTACCATGCGCTCGGCCTCGGCACGGCGTTCGGCGTCACCGACGTGGGCAAGGTGCGCACATCGAACCAGGACAATTTCCACATCTCGCCCGAACTGGGCCTGCTGGTGGTGGCGGACGGCATGGGCGGCCACGAAGGCGGTGAAATCGCCAGCACCGAAGCGATCGGACAGCTTTGCTGCTTCATTGCCGCCGCGCGTGGCCAGGCGTCGACCGCGCCCTACGATGCCGATGCCACCGCCGCGGTGTTCCGCGCCAGCGCGTTCGATCCGGTCGCCGCCGATCCGGACGCGACCTGGACCGACGCGACGATGAAGGCGATGATCACGCTGCACGACGCGGTGGAATTCGCCAATGCCCGCGTGTATGCGGAGAACATCGCGCGGCACCATGCCGATGGTACCGGCATGGGCACGACCCTGACGGGCATGTGGCAACCCGCGCCGCGCGGTCCCGTGTTTCTCTTCCACGTCGGCGACAGCAGGCTGTATTGCTGGCGCGGCGGCCGCCTGGAACAACTCACGCGCGACCAGACCCTGTACCAGCAGGCGCTCGATCTCGGCATGCCGGGGCCGCTGCCGCCACGCAACCTGCTGCTGCAGGCGCTCGGCCCCACCGCCACCGTCAAGCCGGAACTGCTGACGCGCACCGTGGCGCCCGGCGACGTGTACCTGCTCTGCAGCGACGGCCTGTACGGCGATGCCGCGCCGGACGCCATCGCCGCAATCCTTGCCCGCGCGCGCGACGACAACCTGGATGCCTGCTGCGCCGACCTGGTCGCGATGGCCACGCAGAACGGCGGGCGCGACAACATTACCGCTGTGCTTTTGCGCTGTCCGGACTGACCGCCACCGGGCTGCGGCCGCTGCGGCTGGCGCACAACACGCGCCGTGACACGGGGTGGCGCGGCACGTACACTGGCTCATGGCCCGGCACCGACTGGACGCGGCACCCATTTCCTTGGCGAACGTTGTGTTGCATCGCGCCGCTGCAACGCGCTCCAATAACGCGCGGTGATAGCGCGCTGTTTCGAAGAACCGTTACGCCATCCATACGTCGATCGAACCGGACAGGAGATTCGATGGCAACCAGGCAAACGCATCATGGCTGCGCGGCACTGCATGAGCGGGGTCGCAGGAGCGGGGCGCCATGAGCGGCCCGCGCGGTAACAGGGGCGCTTCCTTCGCCCGCAAGGCTGGCCCCGCATCGCTCGACAATGCGCTTGTCGATGCGCTGCGGCGTGCCATCGACGTGCATCGCCAGGGCAATCCCGTGCAGGCGGCGCAGCGCTACGAAGCGATCCTGAAGGCGGCCCCGGAGCACCCGGATGCGCTGCACTACCTGGGCGTGGCCCGTCACCAGCTGGGCCAGCACGAACAAGCGCTGGCGCTGATCGGCCACGCGCTGGACGTGGCCCCGGGCTATGTCGATGCGCGCAACAACCTCGGCAACGTGCAGAAGGAACTGGGCTGCACGCCGAGGCGGAACGGTCGTACCGCGCCGTGCTGGCGGCCCGCCCGGGCTTTGCCGCCGGCCACAACAACCTGGGCGTCGTGCTGAAGGAACAGCGGCGTTACGACGAAGCGGCCGCCTGCTATCGCCGCGCGCTGGACTGCGCACCCGATTTCGCCGATGCCTGGATCAACCTGGGCCACATGCAACGAAAGCTGGGCGACATGGACGCCGCG is part of the Pseudoduganella lutea genome and encodes:
- a CDS encoding penicillin-binding protein 1A, with translation MSKLPHWLNRRTVAIGAIVAGGLALLCAFALLGYLFLVVRPRLPELDAVIDYKPKIPLRVYTADKVLIGEFGEEHRDFVPVNKMPDMMKKAVLAIEDTRFYEHGGVDWVRTLGAVKANATGGFRQGASTISMQVARNFYLTREKVISRKLNEVMLTYKIEAALTKDEILELYMNQIYLGQRSFGFAAAAQTYFGKSLGELSVAEIAMLAGLPKNPARHNPVTNFKRAKARQQVVLRRLHDLNYITDAQYEEAVDEPLHVNRKGQSFDTHAEYVAELARQAAYAQYQEAAYTRGIVVRTTIFSKDQEAAYEAVRRNVIAYDQRHGYRGPEAFIALPADEEEREEEIDRALSRRPGSDGLIAAVVLAASPREVRAETADGIDVTISGDGLKLATAALSSKARDTLRIRPGAIIRVAHDSRKGWAITQVPAVAAAFASIDPATGAYRSMVGGFDYNLQKFNHVTQAWRQPGSAIKPFVYSAAVDKGYGPATLIDDVPLELPGGANGEPWRPQNDDFVFDGPISMRISLAKSKNVPSVRILRAVTVPYAHGFLERFGLDLSKHPQNLTMALGTGAVTPEQMAGAYAVFANGGYRVQPWLIASIEDADGKVLHAAKHASQPDESARVLDPRNAFIMDSMLHEVARTGTGAAAVQRIGRPDIAGKTGTTSDAFDGWFGGYGGGIVAVAWMGYDEPKSLGGREFGSTLALPIWIDYMRTALAGRPIVERPVPEGVVQVDDDWMLEEYANDPTVRTIDMEPGLLEGAEPGLPEDGAESPPGPAPAPAPVPAQPEPMPSPYVN
- a CDS encoding PP2C family protein-serine/threonine phosphatase, with amino-acid sequence MGSWKQLSPSQYHALGLGTAFGVTDVGKVRTSNQDNFHISPELGLLVVADGMGGHEGGEIASTEAIGQLCCFIAAARGQASTAPYDADATAAVFRASAFDPVAADPDATWTDATMKAMITLHDAVEFANARVYAENIARHHADGTGMGTTLTGMWQPAPRGPVFLFHVGDSRLYCWRGGRLEQLTRDQTLYQQALDLGMPGPLPPRNLLLQALGPTATVKPELLTRTVAPGDVYLLCSDGLYGDAAPDAIAAILARARDDNLDACCADLVAMATQNGGRDNITAVLLRCPD
- a CDS encoding tetratricopeptide repeat protein, which encodes MSGPRGNRGASFARKAGPASLDNALVDALRRAIDVHRQGNPVQAAQRYEAILKAAPEHPDALHYLGVARHQLGQHEQALALIGHALDVAPGYVDARNNLGNVQKELGCTPRRNGRTAPCWRPARALPPATTTWASC